In one Pseudomonas hydrolytica genomic region, the following are encoded:
- a CDS encoding DUF485 domain-containing protein translates to MSSHAKHALTCALIRSNPKFQSLARRRARLAWALSGLVLALYYSFIMLVAFAPGWLHLPLYAGSNLSLGLPLGAALILLCWLLTLWYVRSANLHFDTLSAQILEESQV, encoded by the coding sequence ATGAGTAGTCACGCCAAGCATGCGCTGACCTGCGCACTGATACGCAGCAATCCCAAGTTCCAGAGCCTCGCTCGCCGCCGCGCCCGCCTCGCCTGGGCCCTGAGCGGCCTGGTGCTGGCCCTGTACTACAGCTTCATCATGCTGGTGGCCTTCGCTCCCGGCTGGCTGCACCTGCCGTTGTACGCCGGCAGTAACCTGAGCCTGGGCCTGCCCCTGGGAGCCGCGCTGATCCTGCTGTGCTGGCTGCTCACCCTCTGGTACGTACGCAGCGCCAACCTGCACTTCGACACGCTCAGCGCGCAGATCCTCGAGGAGTCCCAGGTATGA
- a CDS encoding LysR family transcriptional regulator, protein MQKNMVMGRINWDDLRFFLEVARTRTASAASRRLGVDYTTVSRRIRSLEQSLGALLFEKSRSAGFVLTSEGQRLLGHVESLEGTLQVACEQVSGSTGGLAGHLRIGCTEAFGSCFVTAQMSHFLDHYPNISVDILPVPHFISLSRREADIAITLERPERGPYVCSRLCDYRLRLYATPGYLANHAPIRSRDDLAGHAFVTYVEDLAFSFKLLYLNDLLPGAHSRLRSTSVVAQYHAVLEGRALAILPCFLAGPDPRLQAVLPDEVEVMRQFWMYYSEDLRKLKRVTLVAEYLRACAELNRGLLLGESTEMAYLPSL, encoded by the coding sequence ATGCAAAAAAACATGGTAATGGGGCGGATCAACTGGGACGACCTGCGCTTCTTCCTCGAAGTGGCGCGCACTCGCACCGCGAGTGCGGCGTCGCGCAGGCTGGGGGTGGACTACACCACGGTGTCGCGGCGCATCCGCAGCCTGGAGCAGAGCCTGGGCGCGCTATTGTTCGAGAAGTCGCGCAGCGCCGGCTTCGTCCTGACCAGCGAGGGGCAGCGCCTGCTGGGACACGTGGAGAGTCTGGAGGGCACCCTGCAGGTCGCCTGCGAACAGGTCTCCGGCAGCACCGGCGGGCTCGCCGGGCATCTGCGCATCGGTTGCACCGAGGCCTTCGGCTCCTGCTTCGTCACGGCGCAGATGAGCCATTTTCTCGACCACTACCCGAACATCTCGGTGGACATCCTGCCGGTACCGCACTTCATCAGCCTGTCGCGGCGCGAGGCGGACATCGCCATCACCCTGGAACGCCCGGAACGCGGCCCCTATGTCTGCTCGCGGCTGTGCGACTACCGCCTGCGCCTGTACGCCACGCCCGGCTACCTGGCCAACCACGCGCCGATCCGCAGCCGCGACGACCTGGCCGGGCATGCCTTCGTCACCTACGTCGAGGACCTGGCGTTCAGCTTCAAGCTGCTGTACCTCAACGACCTGCTACCCGGTGCGCACAGCCGCCTGCGCAGCACCAGCGTGGTGGCCCAGTACCATGCGGTCCTGGAAGGCCGCGCGCTGGCGATACTGCCGTGTTTTCTCGCCGGCCCCGATCCGCGCCTACAGGCGGTACTGCCGGACGAGGTCGAGGTGATGCGGCAGTTCTGGATGTACTACAGCGAGGATCTGCGCAAGCTCAAGCGGGTCACCCTGGTGGCCGAGTACCTGCGTGCCTGCGCCGAACTCAACCGCGGCCTGCTGCTGGGCGAGTCGACGGAGATGGCCTATCTGCCGAGCCTTTAG
- a CDS encoding AMP-binding protein yields MNRNSQPFVAARDFLLAHRTDYATAVRDFRWPQLHQFNWALDYFDAMAEGNQAPALWIVEEDGSEQRYSFAELAERSNRVANHLRALGVRRGERMLLMLGNHIALWETMLAAFKLGAVVIPATALLTAEDLRDRIDRGQVRHLVVGSEHTGKFADLAADCTRICVGAPVAGWTPHQAYAEHASAFTAEGTTLATDPMLLYFTSGTTSKPKMVLHSHQSYPVGHLSTMYWIGLQPGDLHLNISSPGWAKHAWSCFFAPWNAGACIFIHNVARFSAPALLGVLEKYGVTSLCAPPTVWRMLIQEDLASLKGRLRLRELVGAGEPLNPEIIEQIQHAWGLWLRDGFGQSETTALVGNTPGQPLKPGSMGRPLPGYRVCMLDPDGQPASDGEVALPLEPHPLGLMLCYEDSPEKTAEVMRGGYYRTGDTASVDADGYVTFVGRADDVFKASDYRISPFELESALIEHPAVMEVAVVPSPDPVRLAVPKAFLILAHDEPGSAALAENILAFAREHLAPYKRVRRIEFVTELPKTISGKIRRVELRQMEVQRRQGERGAQEYFEEDFPQLKG; encoded by the coding sequence ATGAACCGCAACAGCCAACCCTTCGTCGCCGCGCGCGACTTCCTCCTGGCCCACCGCACCGACTACGCCACCGCGGTGCGCGACTTCCGCTGGCCGCAGTTGCACCAGTTCAACTGGGCACTGGACTACTTCGACGCCATGGCCGAGGGCAACCAGGCGCCGGCGCTGTGGATAGTCGAGGAAGACGGCAGCGAGCAGCGCTACAGCTTCGCCGAACTGGCCGAGCGCTCCAACCGCGTGGCCAACCACCTGCGCGCCCTCGGCGTGCGCCGTGGCGAACGCATGCTGCTGATGCTGGGCAACCACATCGCCCTGTGGGAAACCATGCTCGCCGCCTTCAAGCTCGGCGCCGTGGTGATCCCGGCCACCGCCCTGCTCACCGCCGAGGACCTGCGCGACCGTATCGATCGCGGCCAGGTACGCCACCTGGTGGTGGGCAGCGAGCACACCGGCAAGTTCGCCGACCTGGCCGCAGACTGCACGCGCATCTGCGTCGGTGCACCAGTGGCGGGCTGGACGCCGCACCAGGCCTACGCGGAGCACGCCAGCGCGTTCACTGCCGAGGGCACCACCCTGGCCACCGACCCCATGCTGCTGTACTTCACCTCCGGCACCACCAGCAAACCGAAGATGGTCCTGCACAGCCACCAGAGCTACCCGGTCGGCCACCTCTCGACCATGTACTGGATCGGCCTGCAGCCGGGCGACCTGCACCTGAACATCTCCTCGCCGGGCTGGGCCAAGCACGCCTGGAGCTGTTTCTTCGCGCCATGGAACGCCGGCGCCTGCATCTTCATCCACAACGTCGCCCGCTTCAGCGCTCCGGCCCTGCTCGGCGTGCTGGAAAAATACGGCGTCACCAGCCTGTGCGCGCCGCCCACGGTATGGCGCATGCTGATCCAGGAAGACCTGGCCAGCCTGAAAGGCCGCCTGCGCCTGCGCGAACTGGTGGGCGCCGGCGAGCCGCTCAACCCGGAGATCATCGAGCAGATCCAGCATGCCTGGGGCCTGTGGTTGCGCGACGGTTTCGGCCAGTCGGAAACCACCGCCCTGGTCGGCAACACCCCCGGCCAGCCGCTCAAACCCGGGTCGATGGGCCGTCCGCTGCCCGGCTACCGGGTGTGCATGCTCGATCCCGACGGCCAGCCGGCCAGCGATGGCGAGGTGGCCCTGCCGCTGGAGCCCCATCCGCTGGGCCTGATGCTGTGCTACGAGGACAGCCCGGAGAAGACTGCCGAGGTGATGCGCGGCGGCTACTACCGCACCGGCGACACCGCGTCGGTCGACGCCGACGGCTACGTCACCTTCGTTGGCCGCGCCGATGACGTGTTCAAGGCCTCCGACTACCGCATCAGCCCCTTCGAGCTGGAGAGCGCACTGATCGAGCACCCGGCGGTGATGGAGGTGGCGGTCGTGCCGAGCCCGGACCCGGTACGCCTGGCCGTGCCCAAGGCCTTCCTCATCCTCGCCCACGACGAACCCGGCAGCGCCGCGCTGGCGGAAAACATCCTGGCCTTCGCCCGCGAGCACCTGGCGCCCTACAAGCGGGTGCGGCGCATCGAGTTCGTCACCGAGCTGCCCAAGACCATCTCCGGGAAGATCCGCCGGGTCGAACTGCGGCAGATGGAAGTGCAGCGCCGCCAGGGCGAACGCGGCGCGCAGGAATACTTCGAAGAAGACTTCCCGCAGCTCAAGGGCTGA
- a CDS encoding cation acetate symporter: MKRPALLLALCAPLAEAAPLTAEQQPLNLHAIGMFFVFVIATLAITWWAARRTRSAADFYSAGGGISGFQNGLAIAGDYMSAATLLGLSSLVFARGYDGFVYIIGFFVGWPIVTFLMAERLRNLGRYTFADIVSYRLDQTRVRSFAALGSLTVVCCYLVVQMVGAGQLIKLLFGLDYSTAVVVVGALMLVYVIFGGMLATTWVQITKAVLLLGGGTTLAVLALARFDFSFETLAEQAVALHASGAQIMGPGSLLADPINAVSLSLGLVFGIAGLPHILMRFFTVPNAREARRSVLFATLFIGFFFLVVCALGYSAIVIVGGDPQYFVDGKLGGALIGGGNMVAMHLAKAVGGDLFLGFLSAVAFATILAVVAGLALAGASAISHDLYASVLKKGRANEKDEMRVSRIATVAIGMVAIGLGILFEQMNIAFLVGLTFGVAASANFPVLIMAMYWDGLTTRGAVYGGLAGLISALALVIGSPSVWVGVLGHAEALFPYDQPALFSMPLAFVTIVLVSKLDRSKRAQAERAAYADQFVRAQTGFGAAAASSH, translated from the coding sequence ATGAAACGTCCAGCCCTCCTGCTCGCGCTCTGCGCACCACTGGCCGAGGCCGCGCCACTGACGGCCGAGCAACAGCCGCTCAACCTGCATGCCATCGGCATGTTCTTCGTCTTCGTCATAGCCACCCTGGCGATCACCTGGTGGGCGGCGCGGCGCACCCGTTCGGCCGCCGACTTCTACAGCGCCGGCGGCGGTATCAGCGGCTTTCAGAACGGTCTGGCGATCGCCGGCGACTACATGTCGGCGGCCACCCTGCTGGGCCTGTCCAGCCTGGTGTTCGCCCGGGGTTACGACGGCTTCGTCTACATCATCGGCTTCTTTGTCGGCTGGCCCATCGTCACCTTCCTCATGGCCGAGCGCCTGCGCAACCTGGGCCGCTACACCTTCGCCGACATCGTCTCCTACCGGCTGGACCAGACCCGCGTGCGCAGCTTCGCCGCGCTCGGCTCGCTGACCGTGGTGTGCTGCTACCTGGTGGTGCAGATGGTCGGCGCCGGCCAGTTGATCAAGCTGCTGTTCGGCCTCGACTACAGCACCGCGGTGGTGGTGGTCGGTGCGCTGATGCTGGTCTACGTGATTTTCGGCGGCATGCTCGCCACCACCTGGGTGCAGATCACCAAGGCGGTGCTGCTGCTCGGCGGCGGCACTACCCTGGCAGTGCTGGCACTGGCGCGTTTCGACTTCAGTTTCGAGACGCTGGCCGAGCAGGCCGTGGCCCTGCATGCCAGCGGCGCGCAGATCATGGGCCCCGGCTCCCTGCTGGCCGACCCGATCAATGCGGTGTCGCTGTCGCTCGGCCTGGTCTTCGGCATCGCCGGCCTGCCGCACATCCTGATGCGCTTCTTCACCGTGCCCAACGCCCGCGAGGCGCGACGCTCGGTGCTGTTCGCCACGCTGTTCATCGGCTTCTTCTTCCTCGTGGTCTGCGCCCTGGGCTACAGCGCCATCGTCATCGTCGGCGGCGACCCGCAGTACTTCGTCGACGGCAAGCTCGGCGGCGCCCTGATCGGCGGCGGCAACATGGTGGCCATGCACCTGGCCAAGGCAGTGGGCGGCGACCTGTTCCTCGGTTTCCTCTCCGCCGTAGCCTTCGCCACCATTCTCGCGGTGGTCGCCGGCCTGGCCCTGGCCGGCGCCTCGGCCATCTCCCACGACCTTTACGCCTCGGTGCTGAAGAAAGGTCGCGCCAACGAGAAGGACGAGATGCGCGTCTCGCGCATCGCCACGGTGGCCATCGGTATGGTCGCCATCGGCCTGGGCATTCTCTTCGAGCAGATGAACATCGCCTTCCTGGTCGGCCTGACCTTCGGCGTGGCCGCCTCGGCCAACTTCCCGGTGCTGATCATGGCCATGTACTGGGACGGCCTTACCACCCGTGGTGCGGTCTATGGCGGCCTGGCCGGCCTGATCAGCGCCCTGGCCCTGGTGATCGGCTCGCCCTCGGTGTGGGTCGGCGTGCTGGGCCATGCCGAAGCGCTGTTCCCCTACGACCAGCCCGCGCTGTTCTCCATGCCGCTGGCCTTCGTCACCATAGTGCTGGTCTCCAAGCTGGACCGCAGCAAGCGCGCCCAGGCCGAGCGCGCCGCCTACGCCGACCAGTTCGTGCGGGCCCAGACCGGCTTCGGCGCAGCCGCCGCCAGCAGTCACTGA